The following are encoded together in the Oncorhynchus masou masou isolate Uvic2021 chromosome 5, UVic_Omas_1.1, whole genome shotgun sequence genome:
- the LOC135538566 gene encoding insulin-like growth factor-binding protein 4 — MVRGRGAAIAPPCWGLWAVGALSLATLCLTEEAIRCPVCSEERLASCQLPDGSCEETVREAGCGCCPTCALAKGVHCGVYSPRCGTGLRCYPPRNVERPLHSLMHGQGVCNDERDVEENSAMDRQDEIIPEHPNNSNIRCSPQDKRCIQKTLARHPAKSTNQRSNNAREDPKAALAPCRAELQRALDRLVSNTRTHEDLYSIPIPNCDKNGDFHAKQCQPARDGQRGKCWCVDQKTGMRLPGPLELRGELDCHQLMTATMRV; from the exons ATGGTGCGAGGTCGCGGTGCGGCTATAGCGCCGCCCTGCTGGGGCCTGTGGGCAGTGGGTGCCCTTTCGCTGGCGACCCTGTGTCTGACGGAGGAGGCCATCCGCTGCCCCGTGTGCTCTGAGGAGAGGCTGGCCAGCTGCCAGCTGCCTGATGGCAGCTGCGAAGAGACGGTGAGGGAGGCGGGCTGCGGCTGCTGCCCCACCTGCGCCCTGGCCAAGGGGGTGCACTGCGGAGTCTACTCGCCCCGCTGCGGCACGGGGCTCCGCTGCTACCCACCGCGGAACGTGGAGAGGCCCCTCCACTCGCTCATGCATGGCCAGGGAGTGTGCAACGATGAGAGGGATGTGGAAGAGAACTCAG CGATGGACAGACAGGATGAGATCATCCCTGAGCACCCAAATAACAGTAACATCCGCTGCAGTCCCCAGGACAAACGCTGCATTCAGAAGACCCTGGCCCGCCACCCCGCCAAATCCACCAATCAGAGAAGCAATAACgccagggaggacccaaaggctgccctg GCTCCATGTCGTGCTGAGCTGCAGAGAGCGCTGGACCGACTGGTGTCCAACACTCGCACTCACGAGGATCTCTACAGCATCCCCATACCCAACTGTGACAAGAACGGAGACTTCCATGCCAAGCAG TGCCAGCCAGCACGTGACGGCCAGCGGGGAAAGTGCTGGTGTGTCGACCAGAAGACAGGCATGAGGCTGCCAGGGCCCCTGGAGCTGCGGGGGGAACTGGACTGCCACCAGCTAATGACTGCAACCATGAGAGTGTGA